The Paenibacillus sp. FSL R7-0204 genome includes a region encoding these proteins:
- a CDS encoding YpuI family protein — translation MSAANVQKLCESTREKLKSVIEKMELFLNEHALPQLVTEEDEETLHFYRGFLSDLRHLLVFSEMSYEKLGLALRRATFDEPFAQKALYNVYHLGVNNFFYPKNESYSEDGRYAYTGQDAIRFRKKPVRPARDIIMEITKVYEELRDDLTYYENDYLTEKRMQNQV, via the coding sequence ATGTCAGCAGCCAATGTGCAGAAATTGTGTGAATCGACGAGAGAGAAGCTTAAATCCGTGATAGAGAAAATGGAACTGTTCCTGAATGAGCATGCACTGCCGCAGCTTGTTACTGAAGAGGATGAAGAAACGCTGCATTTCTACCGGGGGTTCTTGTCCGATCTCCGCCATCTGCTGGTGTTCTCGGAAATGTCTTATGAGAAGCTTGGGCTTGCACTGCGCCGCGCTACCTTCGATGAACCTTTCGCGCAAAAAGCGCTATATAATGTATATCATCTCGGAGTTAATAACTTCTTTTATCCTAAGAATGAGAGTTATTCGGAAGATGGACGTTACGCGTATACCGGGCAGGATGCGATCCGTTTCCGCAAGAAGCCTGTACGTCCGGCACGCGATATCATTATGGAGATCACCAAGGTCTATGAGGAACTGCGTGATGATCTGACTTATTATGAGAATGATTATTTGACAGAGAAGCGGATGCAGAATCAGGTGTAG
- a CDS encoding TerC family protein, with product MDSLLLLGEILMINLVLSGDNAMVIAMASKNLPEKHRKLAVWWGAAGAVALRCILTFAAVLLLKIPYIEAGGAMLLLWISFKLLLEDEEELRIEGSPSVWKSVRTILLADFIMSLDNVLAIAGLAKGDLALIVIGIAISIPIVVWGSGIIVGWLHRFPVLIFIGAYILAYTAGNMLLQDAKFGPVISFLLPTLHAMLPMLLGIIVVVTGMLKHRKVSAR from the coding sequence ATGGATTCATTATTGCTGCTTGGTGAAATTCTAATGATTAATCTGGTGCTCAGCGGAGACAATGCCATGGTCATTGCGATGGCCAGCAAGAATCTGCCGGAGAAGCACAGGAAGCTGGCAGTCTGGTGGGGGGCCGCTGGAGCAGTCGCGCTGCGCTGTATCCTGACCTTCGCCGCAGTGCTGCTGCTCAAGATTCCCTATATTGAAGCCGGAGGGGCCATGCTGCTGCTCTGGATTTCCTTCAAGCTGCTGCTCGAGGACGAGGAAGAGCTGAGAATTGAGGGAAGCCCTAGCGTTTGGAAGTCGGTGCGCACCATCCTGCTGGCGGACTTTATCATGAGCCTGGATAATGTACTGGCGATTGCCGGGCTGGCCAAAGGGGATCTGGCACTGATTGTAATCGGGATTGCGATCAGCATTCCGATTGTCGTCTGGGGGAGCGGCATCATCGTGGGCTGGCTGCACCGCTTCCCGGTGCTGATCTTTATCGGTGCCTATATTCTGGCGTATACCGCCGGGAACATGCTGCTGCAGGATGCCAAATTCGGCCCGGTGATTTCGTTCCTGCTGCCGACGCTTCATGCTATGCTGCCGATGCTGCTGGGTATTATCGTGGTTGTCACGGGCATGCTGAAGCACAGGAAAGTATCCGCACGCTGA
- a CDS encoding lytic transglycosylase domain-containing protein, with translation MSINAAAPSGQLKWVDLRSSSMKREETKANPGVTGSSAAAFTAMLQQAAGTSQATDSSNKSTYVALAGTSSMDNLLWQQLGEAAEPKSDISGEITQTVPTDYEQLIQTASAKYGVPVDLIKAVIDTESSFNPSVVSSAGAKGLMQLMDGTASGLGVSDPFDPAQSIDGGVRYLSYQLKRYDGQEKMALAAYNAGPGRVNKLGVSSDAELMANLSGLPKETQAYIAKIERARAQFAV, from the coding sequence ATGTCAATCAATGCCGCTGCACCAAGCGGCCAGTTGAAATGGGTAGACTTAAGAAGCTCAAGCATGAAGCGTGAGGAGACCAAAGCGAACCCCGGAGTGACCGGTTCCTCGGCGGCAGCGTTCACTGCGATGCTTCAGCAGGCGGCCGGGACGTCTCAAGCCACTGACAGCAGCAATAAAAGCACATACGTTGCTCTTGCAGGTACCTCTTCGATGGATAATCTGCTGTGGCAGCAGCTTGGGGAAGCAGCAGAACCCAAAAGCGACATTTCCGGGGAAATAACGCAGACCGTGCCAACGGATTATGAACAGCTGATTCAGACTGCCAGTGCGAAATATGGCGTTCCGGTTGATCTGATCAAGGCGGTTATTGATACGGAATCCTCCTTCAATCCGAGTGTTGTATCTTCTGCCGGTGCCAAAGGACTGATGCAGTTAATGGACGGAACAGCGAGCGGTCTGGGTGTCTCCGATCCCTTCGATCCTGCCCAGAGCATTGACGGCGGCGTCCGATATCTCTCGTACCAGCTTAAGCGGTATGACGGACAGGAGAAGATGGCGTTGGCCGCCTATAATGCCGGACCGGGCCGGGTGAACAAGCTTGGAGTCAGCAGCGATGCTGAGCTTATGGCGAACCTCTCCGGGCTTCCGAAGGAGACTCAGGCCTACATTGCCAAAATAGAACGCGCCCGCGCGCAATTCGCGGTATAA
- a CDS encoding cysteine desulfurase family protein, producing the protein MLYWDYAAAAPPYEEVVQTLEQVMRKHFANPSSLHRAGEEADKLIKRAREVCAAALDVLPQEIIFTSGATESNNLAVKGAALQYQSRGRHIVTTELEHPSVYESCVQLQKLGWEVTFVAPDPQGVVDPSRIAAAVRPDTVLVSVMHVNNEIGTVQPLREIGQLVKAVNRRTLFHVDGVQGYGKLEAPLKAWQADLYSLSAHKLRGPRGTGILYVREGVTLFPLLTGGSQEQGKRAGTENVPNIVASAKAMRMSGEQREAFSARIRPLKAQLENYIAGIPELVLNSSRDGAPHIVHFSYPGMKGEVLARRLEELGMAVATRSACSSRQAEPSRILLSMGRDTAAALGGIRISLGDSHTQQDVSRLEQALLAAVHSLKIAEGGMK; encoded by the coding sequence ATGCTGTATTGGGATTATGCCGCTGCTGCCCCTCCCTATGAGGAGGTAGTGCAGACGCTGGAGCAGGTGATGAGGAAGCACTTCGCCAACCCCTCTTCCCTGCACCGGGCAGGAGAAGAGGCGGACAAGCTGATCAAGCGGGCGCGCGAGGTGTGCGCAGCTGCGCTTGATGTGCTGCCGCAGGAAATTATATTCACCTCGGGCGCTACTGAAAGCAACAACTTGGCGGTTAAAGGAGCTGCACTGCAGTATCAGAGCAGAGGGCGGCATATTGTGACTACGGAGCTGGAGCATCCTTCGGTCTACGAGAGCTGTGTTCAGCTGCAAAAGCTGGGCTGGGAGGTTACCTTCGTAGCCCCTGACCCTCAGGGAGTGGTTGATCCTTCGCGGATTGCTGCTGCCGTCCGGCCGGATACGGTGCTCGTCAGTGTTATGCATGTGAATAATGAGATTGGCACGGTACAGCCGCTGCGTGAGATCGGACAACTGGTCAAGGCGGTGAACCGCAGGACACTGTTCCATGTAGACGGCGTGCAGGGCTACGGGAAGCTTGAGGCTCCACTGAAGGCCTGGCAGGCAGATCTGTACAGCCTGTCCGCGCATAAATTACGCGGGCCGCGCGGGACAGGGATTCTCTATGTCAGAGAAGGAGTCACGCTGTTTCCCTTGTTGACAGGCGGTTCCCAGGAACAGGGCAAGCGCGCCGGGACAGAGAATGTGCCGAATATTGTAGCTTCAGCGAAGGCCATGCGGATGAGCGGTGAACAGCGGGAGGCCTTCAGCGCCCGGATACGTCCGCTCAAGGCGCAGCTGGAGAATTATATAGCAGGGATACCGGAGCTTGTACTGAACAGTAGCAGGGACGGGGCGCCGCATATTGTCCACTTCTCTTACCCCGGCATGAAGGGGGAGGTTCTGGCCCGCAGGCTGGAGGAGCTCGGGATGGCGGTCGCCACACGCTCCGCCTGTTCCTCGCGCCAAGCCGAGCCGAGCCGGATTCTGCTGTCCATGGGCAGGGATACGGCTGCTGCGCTTGGCGGTATACGGATCAGCCTGGGGGACAGCCACACGCAGCAGGATGTGAGCCGGCTGGAGCAGGCGCTGCTGGCCGCTGTCCATTCCTTAAAGATTGCAGAAGGAGGCATGAAGTAA
- the thiI gene encoding tRNA uracil 4-sulfurtransferase ThiI, which produces MDYADMLLLRFGEFILKGKNRSRFEKTVLRHVKEMVKPYPNVKLTREFGRIYVELNGEPAGELTKALVNVFGIASISPVKVSRPEFEDILAASRTFLHLIAPAAGTSFKVSARRVWKGFPYGSIEMNKLIATPLLQGYPGLLVDVKSPDLELKIEIREGHTLIFCENIAGVGGFPLGTNGKAMLLLSGGIDSPVAGWSSMRRGLEVECVHFYSYPYTSELARQKVVDLTRILSRYAGVIKLHLVPFTEVQTSFTGIGQDNLIITLMRRAMLRIATALAEKEGALALITGDSLGQVASQTLPSMNVIGRATALPLLRPLVMMDKSEIVELSKTIGTYDLSILPYEDCCTLFVPKSPTTNPNMRIVDKIEATLPGYQALLDTAVAGTETVLITPYGDEKPEDLVPAQAGLQEEWF; this is translated from the coding sequence ATGGACTATGCCGATATGCTCCTGCTGCGCTTCGGAGAGTTCATTCTGAAAGGAAAGAACCGCAGCCGGTTCGAGAAGACCGTACTGCGCCATGTGAAGGAGATGGTGAAGCCGTATCCGAACGTGAAGCTGACCCGGGAATTCGGGCGGATCTACGTCGAATTGAACGGTGAACCCGCAGGAGAATTAACGAAGGCGCTCGTAAACGTATTCGGGATCGCTTCGATAAGCCCGGTGAAGGTCTCCCGGCCGGAGTTCGAGGATATTCTTGCGGCCAGCAGGACCTTCCTCCACCTTATTGCTCCGGCGGCGGGAACCAGCTTTAAGGTTAGCGCGCGCCGTGTGTGGAAGGGCTTCCCTTACGGCTCTATAGAGATGAATAAACTTATAGCTACCCCGCTGCTGCAAGGCTATCCGGGGCTGCTGGTAGATGTGAAGTCTCCCGATCTGGAGCTGAAGATTGAGATTCGAGAAGGTCATACTCTTATTTTCTGTGAGAATATTGCCGGAGTCGGCGGCTTCCCGCTGGGAACGAACGGCAAAGCTATGTTGCTGCTCTCCGGCGGGATCGACAGTCCGGTGGCCGGCTGGTCATCCATGCGCAGGGGGCTGGAGGTAGAGTGCGTCCACTTTTACAGCTATCCTTATACGAGTGAGCTTGCCCGCCAGAAGGTTGTAGATTTGACGCGTATTTTGTCGCGTTATGCCGGCGTAATTAAGCTGCATCTGGTTCCGTTCACGGAGGTGCAGACCTCTTTTACCGGGATCGGGCAGGATAATCTGATTATTACGCTGATGCGCCGGGCTATGCTGCGGATTGCTACCGCCCTTGCGGAGAAGGAGGGGGCGCTTGCGCTGATCACCGGCGACAGTCTGGGCCAGGTGGCCAGTCAGACCCTGCCCAGCATGAATGTGATCGGGCGTGCAACGGCTCTGCCGCTGCTGCGTCCGCTGGTGATGATGGACAAGAGTGAGATCGTGGAGCTCTCGAAGACCATCGGTACGTATGACTTGTCTATTCTGCCATACGAGGATTGCTGTACACTGTTCGTGCCCAAATCGCCGACGACGAATCCGAATATGCGGATTGTAGACAAGATTGAAGCGACGCTGCCGGGTTATCAGGCCTTACTCGATACAGCGGTTGCCGGAACCGAGACCGTACTTATTACACCTTATGGCGATGAGAAGCCGGAGGACTTAGTACCGGCGCAGGCAGGCCTTCAGGAAGAGTGGTTCTGA
- a CDS encoding pyridoxamine 5'-phosphate oxidase family protein has product MSEAVAQLNETLLAMLQSETFVLLNTVDAESGGPTSTAISWIYAVSPSIVRLAVDHRSRLVNNMKVNPRVTITVFGEGTVHAINGHAAVRLDPLPDVPFKMCCFDIEIEAVRNALFYGAHLESAPKYAKVYDARAAEKLDGQVFAAMQKA; this is encoded by the coding sequence ATGTCTGAAGCCGTTGCTCAGCTCAATGAAACTCTGCTAGCTATGCTGCAATCGGAGACGTTTGTTCTTCTTAACACTGTGGATGCAGAATCCGGCGGACCTACGTCGACTGCGATCTCCTGGATCTATGCTGTGAGCCCTTCCATTGTCCGGCTGGCTGTGGACCACCGTTCCAGACTGGTGAACAACATGAAGGTTAACCCGAGAGTAACGATTACCGTGTTTGGTGAAGGGACGGTGCATGCGATTAACGGTCATGCTGCGGTTAGGCTGGACCCGTTGCCGGATGTTCCGTTTAAGATGTGCTGTTTTGATATTGAGATTGAAGCGGTCCGCAATGCGCTGTTTTATGGTGCGCACCTGGAATCTGCTCCGAAATATGCGAAGGTATACGATGCACGTGCGGCTGAGAAGCTGGACGGACAAGTGTTTGCCGCCATGCAAAAAGCCTAG
- a CDS encoding LCP family protein, with amino-acid sequence MNTSKGNLPPRRNGQQGSNTTNRQQPRSAASTTTAKKKARKPKKRGFFARLMRVLLTILLIAIIAALGYAGYLYWKVDHGGFGVDQPVAAGQSASEKPLTMLLLGTDNRPKHPSNLTDVIMVAALNPETKSATVVSLPRDTYVELSGYKKTKINAFYSRFKSKEKTSGTLAEDEMKKMMGKYLDIKVDYATVLDFQGFRDIVDEFGGVDVNISANMCYTDSVDGTNINLKKGEAQLNGDKALDYVRYRKSNCKPATKPSDDFERNKRQNEVLTSLISQMQSLGGVLKIGRVLDAVDNNLESDIENAQIKSLIATYWDISKENVEYVPVTGTWRSPYVYINDKELDAAKKSLQDRISGVSAAVVSGQP; translated from the coding sequence ATGAATACAAGCAAGGGCAATTTGCCACCCAGAAGGAACGGCCAGCAAGGAAGCAACACTACTAACCGGCAGCAGCCGAGGTCTGCTGCTTCAACTACAACGGCAAAGAAAAAAGCGCGGAAACCGAAAAAACGCGGATTCTTCGCCCGGCTGATGAGAGTGCTGCTCACCATTCTCCTGATTGCTATTATAGCTGCATTAGGCTACGCAGGGTATTTGTACTGGAAGGTGGATCACGGAGGATTCGGAGTGGACCAGCCGGTTGCCGCAGGACAATCCGCCTCCGAGAAGCCGCTGACGATGCTGCTGCTCGGCACGGACAACCGTCCGAAGCACCCATCCAACCTGACGGATGTGATCATGGTCGCGGCCTTGAACCCGGAGACCAAATCGGCTACGGTGGTCTCATTACCCCGCGATACATATGTCGAGCTTAGCGGATACAAGAAGACGAAGATCAATGCCTTTTACTCCCGCTTCAAGAGCAAGGAGAAGACCTCCGGCACTCTGGCTGAGGATGAGATGAAGAAGATGATGGGCAAATATCTGGACATTAAGGTCGATTATGCTACCGTGCTGGATTTCCAGGGCTTCCGGGATATTGTAGATGAGTTCGGCGGCGTGGACGTTAATATCAGCGCCAATATGTGTTACACGGACAGTGTAGACGGCACTAATATTAATCTCAAAAAAGGCGAAGCCCAGCTAAACGGAGATAAAGCGCTGGATTATGTGCGTTACCGCAAGTCCAACTGCAAGCCGGCGACGAAGCCTTCGGATGATTTTGAACGCAATAAGCGTCAGAACGAGGTACTGACTTCTTTGATCTCTCAGATGCAGTCGCTGGGCGGCGTCCTCAAAATCGGCCGGGTGCTGGATGCGGTAGATAATAATCTGGAGAGCGATATCGAGAATGCGCAGATTAAGAGCCTGATCGCAACTTACTGGGATATATCCAAGGAGAATGTCGAATATGTACCGGTAACCGGAACCTGGCGCAGCCCCTATGTATATATTAACGATAAGGAGCTGGACGCAGCGAAGAAAAGCCTTCAGGACCGGATATCCGGAGTGTCCGCTGCAGTGGTCTCAGGCCAGCCTTGA
- a CDS encoding YlaH-like family protein, with protein MQSWFAEHPVIAYIVIFILLTYVYNRVFRVNQKLPIGKEIVLYVMMAAGSGMLLIFQHDKLPIIQCLLVAVGLMLLVRVRYLVEARQKRKAAKRQ; from the coding sequence ATGCAAAGCTGGTTCGCTGAGCATCCAGTTATCGCTTATATTGTCATTTTTATCTTACTGACTTATGTGTACAACCGAGTATTCCGCGTCAATCAGAAGCTGCCGATCGGCAAAGAGATCGTGCTCTATGTGATGATGGCTGCAGGCTCAGGCATGCTACTTATCTTCCAGCATGACAAGCTGCCGATCATCCAGTGCCTGCTGGTAGCAGTCGGGCTGATGCTGCTTGTGCGGGTCCGCTACCTGGTGGAGGCCCGGCAGAAGCGGAAGGCTGCAAAACGGCAGTAG
- a CDS encoding DUF1540 domain-containing protein — protein sequence MTNAKPLVKCSVSNCHFWGEQNLCRAEEIVIEIDQHAGSRYMEEYAEELTAGNHHDHAGTSSATCCLTFKPNA from the coding sequence ATGACAAACGCCAAACCGCTTGTGAAGTGTAGTGTGAGCAACTGTCATTTTTGGGGAGAACAGAACCTGTGCCGTGCCGAGGAAATTGTCATTGAGATCGATCAGCATGCAGGCAGCCGTTACATGGAGGAATACGCAGAGGAGCTGACAGCGGGTAATCATCATGATCATGCCGGAACCTCGTCCGCAACCTGTTGTCTGACGTTCAAGCCGAACGCCTGA
- a CDS encoding YhcN/YlaJ family sporulation lipoprotein — protein MRKSMCLLLVLLLLTSCGIANKETSPSPQDKQSAGTLNSQGNRGVRTLSEDGTAVQEPTPDSGQPSEGKHDNDVALKDHFEQLARRVPGVEGVHCVVMNNLAVVGIDVDGALTRSRVGSVKYSVAEAIRKDPRGVRVLVTADMDLSSRLAEMGKHISKGNPVSGFASEMADIIGRIIPQLPEDIEPQGNTR, from the coding sequence ATGAGAAAATCAATGTGTCTGTTGCTGGTACTGCTGCTGCTGACAAGCTGCGGTATCGCTAATAAAGAGACATCACCCTCTCCTCAGGATAAACAATCAGCTGGCACTTTAAACAGCCAGGGGAACCGCGGAGTGCGGACATTGTCGGAAGATGGTACAGCCGTACAAGAGCCCACCCCGGATTCGGGACAACCTTCAGAAGGCAAGCATGACAACGATGTGGCACTCAAGGATCATTTTGAACAATTAGCGCGAAGAGTCCCGGGTGTGGAAGGCGTCCACTGTGTCGTTATGAACAACCTTGCCGTGGTCGGCATTGATGTGGACGGCGCCCTTACCCGTTCGCGGGTCGGAAGCGTGAAATATTCGGTAGCCGAAGCGATCCGCAAGGACCCCAGGGGCGTAAGAGTTCTGGTGACTGCCGACATGGACCTCAGCAGCAGACTGGCCGAGATGGGCAAGCATATCTCCAAGGGCAACCCGGTCTCGGGCTTCGCCTCCGAGATGGCTGATATTATCGGCCGGATCATTCCGCAACTGCCGGAAGATATAGAGCCGCAAGGCAATACCCGTTAG
- a CDS encoding TerC family protein, with the protein MNTSAADFILSLLNIVFLDLILAGDNAIVIGLAARNLQGKRQKQAILLGTGGAVILRIIATILVVWLLKIPWLLAIGGLLLILIAYKLLSGGSAETDIQAGGTLWAAVRTIVIADAAMGLDNVIAVAGAANHNITLVVLGLLISVPIVVWGSTLFIRLINRFPSIIYLGSGVLGFTASTMISGEKSIAPYFKAHPLLHILFIAAVIAGILAAGHWKRRRTSFAVQNHSS; encoded by the coding sequence ATGAATACATCCGCTGCGGATTTCATATTATCTCTGCTGAATATCGTATTCCTTGATCTTATTCTGGCGGGCGACAATGCCATCGTCATCGGCCTGGCCGCGCGGAACCTGCAAGGAAAGCGGCAGAAGCAGGCGATTCTGCTTGGTACAGGCGGTGCGGTGATCCTGCGGATCATCGCCACGATTCTTGTGGTATGGCTGCTTAAGATTCCATGGCTGTTGGCAATCGGCGGGCTGCTGCTGATTCTTATAGCTTATAAGCTGCTGTCAGGCGGCAGTGCTGAGACGGATATTCAGGCCGGCGGAACTCTGTGGGCAGCTGTCCGGACGATTGTGATAGCCGATGCAGCGATGGGACTGGACAACGTCATTGCTGTTGCCGGCGCAGCGAATCATAATATTACGCTAGTGGTGCTGGGACTTCTAATCAGTGTGCCTATTGTGGTCTGGGGAAGCACCCTGTTTATCCGGTTAATCAACAGATTTCCATCAATTATATATCTCGGGTCAGGCGTACTCGGCTTCACAGCCTCCACAATGATTTCCGGTGAGAAGAGCATTGCCCCTTACTTCAAGGCACATCCGCTGCTGCACATTCTGTTCATCGCCGCAGTAATTGCCGGTATTCTGGCTGCGGGACACTGGAAGCGCCGCCGGACATCATTCGCTGTTCAGAACCACTCTTCCTGA
- the typA gene encoding translational GTPase TypA, producing the protein MHSRKDIRNIAIIAHVDHGKTTLVDQLLQQSGIFSAHEHVQERAMDSNDIERERGITILAKNTAITYKEFLINIVDTPGHADFGGEVERIMKMVDGVLLVVDAYEGCMPQTKFVLRKALEQHLTPIVVVNKIDRPAARPKEVIDEVLDLFIELEASDDQLEFPVVYASALNGTSSMNAEKQDETMLSLYETIVEHIPAPTEKVEEPLQFLVTLMDYNEYLGRIAIGRVNRGVIKQGQSVTVIMRDGKSKTARIEKLFGFQGLKRVETEEAGAGDIVAIAGIKDINIGETIADSQHPEALPVLKIDEPTMQMTFLVNNSPFAGKEGKWVTSRKLRERLFKELETDVSLRVDETDSPDAFIVSGRGELHLGILIENMRREGYEMQVSKPQVIIKDIDGVRSEPLERLMIDIPEDSMGSVMESLGSRKAEMVNMINHGTGQVRLEFLIPARGLIGYNTHFLTLTRGYGVMNHAFDSYAPLVGGQVGGRHQGVLVASESGTTTQYGIVGVEDRGILFLDAGTEIYEGMIVGEHTRDNDIIVNICKEKALTNMRTSGKDDTVKMKTPRSFSLEGALEYLNDDEYCEITPKSVRLRKKILNKGERERVEKQRKAAQASQA; encoded by the coding sequence ATGCATTCAAGAAAAGATATCCGTAACATTGCGATCATTGCCCACGTTGACCATGGTAAAACAACACTCGTCGATCAGCTTCTCCAGCAGTCCGGGATTTTCAGCGCACACGAGCACGTTCAAGAACGCGCCATGGACTCTAACGATATCGAACGGGAACGTGGAATTACAATCCTAGCTAAAAATACAGCAATTACTTATAAAGAGTTCCTGATTAACATCGTAGATACACCTGGACACGCTGACTTCGGCGGCGAAGTAGAACGGATCATGAAGATGGTTGACGGTGTCCTGCTTGTTGTTGACGCTTATGAAGGCTGCATGCCACAGACCAAGTTCGTACTGCGCAAGGCGCTGGAACAGCACCTGACCCCAATCGTAGTCGTGAACAAGATTGACCGTCCGGCTGCGCGTCCTAAGGAAGTTATTGATGAAGTGCTGGACTTGTTCATTGAGCTTGAAGCCAGTGACGATCAGCTTGAATTCCCTGTAGTCTATGCTTCTGCGCTTAACGGCACATCAAGCATGAACGCTGAGAAGCAGGATGAGACTATGCTTTCACTTTACGAAACAATCGTTGAACATATCCCGGCTCCAACTGAGAAGGTTGAAGAGCCGCTGCAATTCCTGGTAACACTGATGGACTACAACGAATACCTGGGCCGTATCGCCATTGGCCGCGTCAACCGCGGTGTAATCAAGCAAGGCCAGTCCGTTACAGTCATTATGCGTGACGGCAAGAGCAAGACTGCTCGTATCGAGAAGCTGTTCGGCTTCCAGGGTCTGAAGCGCGTGGAGACAGAAGAAGCCGGCGCAGGCGACATCGTGGCTATTGCCGGTATCAAGGACATCAACATCGGTGAGACCATTGCTGATTCGCAGCATCCTGAAGCACTGCCTGTTTTGAAGATTGACGAGCCTACCATGCAGATGACGTTCCTCGTGAACAACAGCCCGTTCGCAGGTAAAGAAGGCAAGTGGGTTACTTCCCGTAAGCTTCGTGAGCGTCTGTTCAAAGAACTGGAAACGGATGTGAGCTTGCGTGTAGATGAAACTGACAGTCCTGATGCGTTTATCGTTTCTGGACGCGGTGAGCTTCACCTTGGTATCCTGATCGAGAATATGCGTCGTGAAGGTTATGAAATGCAAGTGTCCAAACCACAAGTAATCATTAAAGACATCGATGGTGTCAGATCCGAGCCGCTTGAGCGCCTCATGATTGACATTCCAGAAGATAGCATGGGTTCCGTTATGGAAAGTCTGGGCAGCCGTAAAGCCGAGATGGTCAATATGATCAACCACGGTACCGGCCAAGTCCGTCTGGAATTCCTGATTCCGGCACGCGGCCTGATCGGCTACAACACACACTTCCTGACGCTGACACGCGGCTACGGTGTAATGAACCATGCCTTCGATAGCTATGCTCCACTGGTTGGCGGCCAAGTTGGCGGACGTCATCAGGGTGTGCTTGTTGCAAGCGAAAGTGGAACAACAACTCAATACGGAATCGTGGGTGTTGAGGACCGTGGTATTCTCTTCCTGGATGCAGGTACAGAAATTTATGAAGGTATGATTGTAGGCGAGCATACACGTGATAACGATATTATCGTTAACATTTGTAAAGAAAAAGCACTTACCAACATGCGTACCTCAGGCAAAGATGATACTGTAAAAATGAAGACACCACGTAGCTTCTCTTTGGAAGGTGCACTTGAATATTTGAATGACGATGAATATTGTGAAATCACCCCTAAATCTGTACGTCTGCGCAAAAAGATCCTGAATAAGGGCGAACGCGAGCGTGTAGAGAAGCAGCGTAAGGCGGCGCAAGCCAGCCAAGCGTAA